In the Mya arenaria isolate MELC-2E11 chromosome 11, ASM2691426v1 genome, one interval contains:
- the LOC128207422 gene encoding protein enabled homolog isoform X3, translating to MMLSETMYAGIDDYGGYYEEEDPYTSPYGEVPICGARANVMTYDDQNRKWIPSGSSPGLSKVQIYQHTVNNTFRVVGRKLADHEVVINCAILKNLKYNQATPTFHQWRDSRHVYGLNFANKEDSESFSNAMMTALELLNSQGRPTVGPPQPPTVGPPAGYQQPPQMAPQMAPQMAPQMAPQMAQPQFIQQPNGPQPPNEPAEMRKHIRHPSGGAPAPMEAPKPSAAPPAPPQAPQAPQPPPMAPAAAPTPPPAPPAAPPAAPPAPPAGGPPPAPPAPPAPPTGGPPAPPAPPGGGPPPAPPPPAAPTAPPSGAGGLAAALAGAKLKKVSAEPAADSGTSSRPPPSGGGGGGGGLMAELSKRLRKTQNTDTVGGAGSSVRTVSPSPPQDRNPAPARLEKTTTNGNKPNGMPSPVFNRRNSEKFGGVKKFGGSPAIHRRADSIKSNQLEGTSNSTSEGSTISSSELESLKQEILTEMRKEISKMKQEILEAIRDSAR from the exons ATGATGTTATCTGAAACGATGTACGCTGGAATCGATGATTATGGAGGGTATTATGAGGAGGAGGATCCTTACACATCACCTTATGG TGAGGTGCCGATATGTGGTGCCCGGGCAAATGTGATGACGTACGACGACCAGAACAGGAAGTGGATCCCAAGCGGGTCGTCTCCGGGCCTCTCCAAGGTCCAGATCTACCAACACACTGTGAACAACACATTCAGGGTTGTTGGGCGGAAACTTGCAGACCATGAG GTGGTGATAAACTGTGCAATCCTGAAGAACCTCAAGTATAACCAGGCCACACCCACCTTTCATCAGTGGCGGGACAGCAGACACGTGTACGGGCTTAACTTCGCCAACAAAGAGGATTCTGAGTCCTTCTCCAACGCCATGATGACCGCACTCGAGCTACTCAACA GTCAAGGACGCCCCACTGTAGGACCTCCACAACCCCCTACTGTTGGGCCCCCAGCAGGGTACCAGCAACCACCCCAGATGGCGCCCCAGATGGCACCCCAGATGGCACCCCAGATGGCACCGCAAATGGCACAGCCACAGTTCATACAACAACCGAACGGACCACAACCGCCAAATGAGCCTGCAGAAATGAG AAAACACATCAGGCATCCATCAGGAGGAG CCCCTGCGCCTATGGAGGCCCCGAAACCTTCAGCTGCCCCACCAGCACCTCCGCAAGCCCCCCAAGCCCCTCAGCCCCCACCCATGGCTCCTGCTGCGGCCCCCACTCCACCTCCTGCACCTCCAGCCGCCCCACCTGCCGCTCCCCCAGCCCCGCCAGCCGGTGGTCCACCACCGGCCCCTCCAGCCCCACCAGCACCCCCCACGGGAGGCCCCCCTGCACCCCCTGCTCCACCCGGCGGTGGACCTCCACCCGCCCCTCCACCGCCTGCGGCCCCCACAGCTCCACCCTCAGGTGCTGGTGGTTTGGCTGCAGCCCTGGCCGGTGCTAAGCTGAAAAAAGTGTCTGCAGAG CCAGCAGCTGATTCGGGTACAAGCAGTCGACCCCCTCCCTCtgggggagggggtgggggtggtGGTCTGATGGCTGAGCTCAGCAAGAGGCTTAGAAAAACACAGAATACG GACACTGTTGGTGGTGCTGGGTCCTCTGTAAGGACTGTCAGCCCGTCCCCACCCCAGGACAGAAACCCCGCCCCTGCCCGCCTGGAGAAAACCACAACCaatgggaacaaaccaaacgGAATGCCATCTCCTGTTTTCAATAGAAG AAATAGTGAGAAATTTGGCGGTGTTAAGAAATTTGG TGGTTCTCCAGCTATACACAG GAGGGCGGATTCAATAAAGAGTAACCAGCTAGAAGGGACCAGTAACTCGACTAGCGAAGGCAGTACAATCTCGAGTTCCGAGCTGGAATCTCTCAAACAGGAGATACTTACAGAAATGAGAAAAGAAATCAgtaaaatgaaacaagaaattTTAGAAG ctATACGAGACTCGGCCAGATAG
- the LOC128207422 gene encoding vasodilator-stimulated phosphoprotein-like isoform X2 encodes MMLSETMYAGIDDYGGYYEEEDPYTSPYGEVPICGARANVMTYDDQNRKWIPSGSSPGLSKVQIYQHTVNNTFRVVGRKLADHEVVINCAILKNLKYNQATPTFHQWRDSRHVYGLNFANKEDSESFSNAMMTALELLNSQGRPTVGPPQPPTVGPPAGYQQPPQMAPQMAPQMAPQMAPQMAQPQFIQQPNGPQPPNEPAEMRKHIRHPSGGAPAPMEAPKPSAAPPAPPQAPQAPQPPPMAPAAAPTPPPAPPAAPPAAPPAPPAGGPPPAPPAPPAPPTGGPPAPPAPPGGGPPPAPPPPAAPTAPPSGAGGLAAALAGAKLKKVSAEPAADSGTSSRPPPSGGGGGGGGLMAELSKRLRKTQNTDTVGGAGSSVRTVSPSPPQDRNPAPARLEKTTTNGNKPNGMPSPVFNRRNSEKFGGVKKFGTLPARMKRADSIKSNQLEGTSNSTSEGSTISSSELESLKQEILTEMRKEISKMKQEILEAIRDSAR; translated from the exons ATGATGTTATCTGAAACGATGTACGCTGGAATCGATGATTATGGAGGGTATTATGAGGAGGAGGATCCTTACACATCACCTTATGG TGAGGTGCCGATATGTGGTGCCCGGGCAAATGTGATGACGTACGACGACCAGAACAGGAAGTGGATCCCAAGCGGGTCGTCTCCGGGCCTCTCCAAGGTCCAGATCTACCAACACACTGTGAACAACACATTCAGGGTTGTTGGGCGGAAACTTGCAGACCATGAG GTGGTGATAAACTGTGCAATCCTGAAGAACCTCAAGTATAACCAGGCCACACCCACCTTTCATCAGTGGCGGGACAGCAGACACGTGTACGGGCTTAACTTCGCCAACAAAGAGGATTCTGAGTCCTTCTCCAACGCCATGATGACCGCACTCGAGCTACTCAACA GTCAAGGACGCCCCACTGTAGGACCTCCACAACCCCCTACTGTTGGGCCCCCAGCAGGGTACCAGCAACCACCCCAGATGGCGCCCCAGATGGCACCCCAGATGGCACCCCAGATGGCACCGCAAATGGCACAGCCACAGTTCATACAACAACCGAACGGACCACAACCGCCAAATGAGCCTGCAGAAATGAG AAAACACATCAGGCATCCATCAGGAGGAG CCCCTGCGCCTATGGAGGCCCCGAAACCTTCAGCTGCCCCACCAGCACCTCCGCAAGCCCCCCAAGCCCCTCAGCCCCCACCCATGGCTCCTGCTGCGGCCCCCACTCCACCTCCTGCACCTCCAGCCGCCCCACCTGCCGCTCCCCCAGCCCCGCCAGCCGGTGGTCCACCACCGGCCCCTCCAGCCCCACCAGCACCCCCCACGGGAGGCCCCCCTGCACCCCCTGCTCCACCCGGCGGTGGACCTCCACCCGCCCCTCCACCGCCTGCGGCCCCCACAGCTCCACCCTCAGGTGCTGGTGGTTTGGCTGCAGCCCTGGCCGGTGCTAAGCTGAAAAAAGTGTCTGCAGAG CCAGCAGCTGATTCGGGTACAAGCAGTCGACCCCCTCCCTCtgggggagggggtgggggtggtGGTCTGATGGCTGAGCTCAGCAAGAGGCTTAGAAAAACACAGAATACG GACACTGTTGGTGGTGCTGGGTCCTCTGTAAGGACTGTCAGCCCGTCCCCACCCCAGGACAGAAACCCCGCCCCTGCCCGCCTGGAGAAAACCACAACCaatgggaacaaaccaaacgGAATGCCATCTCCTGTTTTCAATAGAAG AAATAGTGAGAAATTTGGCGGTGTTAAGAAATTTGG TACACTCCCAGCACGAATGAA GAGGGCGGATTCAATAAAGAGTAACCAGCTAGAAGGGACCAGTAACTCGACTAGCGAAGGCAGTACAATCTCGAGTTCCGAGCTGGAATCTCTCAAACAGGAGATACTTACAGAAATGAGAAAAGAAATCAgtaaaatgaaacaagaaattTTAGAAG ctATACGAGACTCGGCCAGATAG
- the LOC128207422 gene encoding protein enabled homolog isoform X1, with the protein MMLSETMYAGIDDYGGYYEEEDPYTSPYGEVPICGARANVMTYDDQNRKWIPSGSSPGLSKVQIYQHTVNNTFRVVGRKLADHEVVINCAILKNLKYNQATPTFHQWRDSRHVYGLNFANKEDSESFSNAMMTALELLNSQGRPTVGPPQPPTVGPPAGYQQPPQMAPQMAPQMAPQMAPQMAQPQFIQQPNGPQPPNEPAEMRKHIRHPSGGAPAPMEAPKPSAAPPAPPQAPQAPQPPPMAPAAAPTPPPAPPAAPPAAPPAPPAGGPPPAPPAPPAPPTGGPPAPPAPPGGGPPPAPPPPAAPTAPPSGAGGLAAALAGAKLKKVSAEPAADSGTSSRPPPSGGGGGGGGLMAELSKRLRKTQNTDTVGGAGSSVRTVSPSPPQDRNPAPARLEKTTTNGNKPNGMPSPVFNRRNSEKFGGVKKFGTLPARMNGSPAIHRRADSIKSNQLEGTSNSTSEGSTISSSELESLKQEILTEMRKEISKMKQEILEAIRDSAR; encoded by the exons ATGATGTTATCTGAAACGATGTACGCTGGAATCGATGATTATGGAGGGTATTATGAGGAGGAGGATCCTTACACATCACCTTATGG TGAGGTGCCGATATGTGGTGCCCGGGCAAATGTGATGACGTACGACGACCAGAACAGGAAGTGGATCCCAAGCGGGTCGTCTCCGGGCCTCTCCAAGGTCCAGATCTACCAACACACTGTGAACAACACATTCAGGGTTGTTGGGCGGAAACTTGCAGACCATGAG GTGGTGATAAACTGTGCAATCCTGAAGAACCTCAAGTATAACCAGGCCACACCCACCTTTCATCAGTGGCGGGACAGCAGACACGTGTACGGGCTTAACTTCGCCAACAAAGAGGATTCTGAGTCCTTCTCCAACGCCATGATGACCGCACTCGAGCTACTCAACA GTCAAGGACGCCCCACTGTAGGACCTCCACAACCCCCTACTGTTGGGCCCCCAGCAGGGTACCAGCAACCACCCCAGATGGCGCCCCAGATGGCACCCCAGATGGCACCCCAGATGGCACCGCAAATGGCACAGCCACAGTTCATACAACAACCGAACGGACCACAACCGCCAAATGAGCCTGCAGAAATGAG AAAACACATCAGGCATCCATCAGGAGGAG CCCCTGCGCCTATGGAGGCCCCGAAACCTTCAGCTGCCCCACCAGCACCTCCGCAAGCCCCCCAAGCCCCTCAGCCCCCACCCATGGCTCCTGCTGCGGCCCCCACTCCACCTCCTGCACCTCCAGCCGCCCCACCTGCCGCTCCCCCAGCCCCGCCAGCCGGTGGTCCACCACCGGCCCCTCCAGCCCCACCAGCACCCCCCACGGGAGGCCCCCCTGCACCCCCTGCTCCACCCGGCGGTGGACCTCCACCCGCCCCTCCACCGCCTGCGGCCCCCACAGCTCCACCCTCAGGTGCTGGTGGTTTGGCTGCAGCCCTGGCCGGTGCTAAGCTGAAAAAAGTGTCTGCAGAG CCAGCAGCTGATTCGGGTACAAGCAGTCGACCCCCTCCCTCtgggggagggggtgggggtggtGGTCTGATGGCTGAGCTCAGCAAGAGGCTTAGAAAAACACAGAATACG GACACTGTTGGTGGTGCTGGGTCCTCTGTAAGGACTGTCAGCCCGTCCCCACCCCAGGACAGAAACCCCGCCCCTGCCCGCCTGGAGAAAACCACAACCaatgggaacaaaccaaacgGAATGCCATCTCCTGTTTTCAATAGAAG AAATAGTGAGAAATTTGGCGGTGTTAAGAAATTTGG TACACTCCCAGCACGAATGAA TGGTTCTCCAGCTATACACAG GAGGGCGGATTCAATAAAGAGTAACCAGCTAGAAGGGACCAGTAACTCGACTAGCGAAGGCAGTACAATCTCGAGTTCCGAGCTGGAATCTCTCAAACAGGAGATACTTACAGAAATGAGAAAAGAAATCAgtaaaatgaaacaagaaattTTAGAAG ctATACGAGACTCGGCCAGATAG
- the LOC128207422 gene encoding protein enabled homolog isoform X4: MMLSETMYAGIDDYGGYYEEEDPYTSPYGEVPICGARANVMTYDDQNRKWIPSGSSPGLSKVQIYQHTVNNTFRVVGRKLADHEVVINCAILKNLKYNQATPTFHQWRDSRHVYGLNFANKEDSESFSNAMMTALELLNSQGRPTVGPPQPPTVGPPAGYQQPPQMAPQMAPQMAPQMAPQMAQPQFIQQPNGPQPPNEPAEMRKHIRHPSGGAPAPMEAPKPSAAPPAPPQAPQAPQPPPMAPAAAPTPPPAPPAAPPAAPPAPPAGGPPPAPPAPPAPPTGGPPAPPAPPGGGPPPAPPPPAAPTAPPSGAGGLAAALAGAKLKKVSAEPAADSGTSSRPPPSGGGGGGGGLMAELSKRLRKTQNTDTVGGAGSSVRTVSPSPPQDRNPAPARLEKTTTNGNKPNGMPSPVFNRRNSEKFGGVKKFGRADSIKSNQLEGTSNSTSEGSTISSSELESLKQEILTEMRKEISKMKQEILEAIRDSAR, from the exons ATGATGTTATCTGAAACGATGTACGCTGGAATCGATGATTATGGAGGGTATTATGAGGAGGAGGATCCTTACACATCACCTTATGG TGAGGTGCCGATATGTGGTGCCCGGGCAAATGTGATGACGTACGACGACCAGAACAGGAAGTGGATCCCAAGCGGGTCGTCTCCGGGCCTCTCCAAGGTCCAGATCTACCAACACACTGTGAACAACACATTCAGGGTTGTTGGGCGGAAACTTGCAGACCATGAG GTGGTGATAAACTGTGCAATCCTGAAGAACCTCAAGTATAACCAGGCCACACCCACCTTTCATCAGTGGCGGGACAGCAGACACGTGTACGGGCTTAACTTCGCCAACAAAGAGGATTCTGAGTCCTTCTCCAACGCCATGATGACCGCACTCGAGCTACTCAACA GTCAAGGACGCCCCACTGTAGGACCTCCACAACCCCCTACTGTTGGGCCCCCAGCAGGGTACCAGCAACCACCCCAGATGGCGCCCCAGATGGCACCCCAGATGGCACCCCAGATGGCACCGCAAATGGCACAGCCACAGTTCATACAACAACCGAACGGACCACAACCGCCAAATGAGCCTGCAGAAATGAG AAAACACATCAGGCATCCATCAGGAGGAG CCCCTGCGCCTATGGAGGCCCCGAAACCTTCAGCTGCCCCACCAGCACCTCCGCAAGCCCCCCAAGCCCCTCAGCCCCCACCCATGGCTCCTGCTGCGGCCCCCACTCCACCTCCTGCACCTCCAGCCGCCCCACCTGCCGCTCCCCCAGCCCCGCCAGCCGGTGGTCCACCACCGGCCCCTCCAGCCCCACCAGCACCCCCCACGGGAGGCCCCCCTGCACCCCCTGCTCCACCCGGCGGTGGACCTCCACCCGCCCCTCCACCGCCTGCGGCCCCCACAGCTCCACCCTCAGGTGCTGGTGGTTTGGCTGCAGCCCTGGCCGGTGCTAAGCTGAAAAAAGTGTCTGCAGAG CCAGCAGCTGATTCGGGTACAAGCAGTCGACCCCCTCCCTCtgggggagggggtgggggtggtGGTCTGATGGCTGAGCTCAGCAAGAGGCTTAGAAAAACACAGAATACG GACACTGTTGGTGGTGCTGGGTCCTCTGTAAGGACTGTCAGCCCGTCCCCACCCCAGGACAGAAACCCCGCCCCTGCCCGCCTGGAGAAAACCACAACCaatgggaacaaaccaaacgGAATGCCATCTCCTGTTTTCAATAGAAG AAATAGTGAGAAATTTGGCGGTGTTAAGAAATTTGG GAGGGCGGATTCAATAAAGAGTAACCAGCTAGAAGGGACCAGTAACTCGACTAGCGAAGGCAGTACAATCTCGAGTTCCGAGCTGGAATCTCTCAAACAGGAGATACTTACAGAAATGAGAAAAGAAATCAgtaaaatgaaacaagaaattTTAGAAG ctATACGAGACTCGGCCAGATAG
- the LOC128207422 gene encoding protein enabled homolog isoform X7 yields MMLSETMYAGIDDYGGYYEEEDPYTSPYGEVPICGARANVMTYDDQNRKWIPSGSSPGLSKVQIYQHTVNNTFRVVGRKLADHEVVINCAILKNLKYNQATPTFHQWRDSRHVYGLNFANKEDSESFSNAMMTALELLNSQGRPTVGPPQPPTVGPPAGYQQPPQMAPQMAPQMAPQMAPQMAQPQFIQQPNGPQPPNEPAEMRKHIRHPSGGAPAPMEAPKPSAAPPAPPQAPQAPQPPPMAPAAAPTPPPAPPAAPPAAPPAPPAGGPPPAPPAPPAPPTGGPPAPPAPPGGGPPPAPPPPAAPTAPPSGAGGLAAALAGAKLKKVSAEPAADSGTSSRPPPSGGGGGGGGLMAELSKRLRKTQNTDTVGGAGSSVRTVSPSPPQDRNPAPARLEKTTTNGNKPNGMPSPVFNRRRADSIKSNQLEGTSNSTSEGSTISSSELESLKQEILTEMRKEISKMKQEILEAIRDSAR; encoded by the exons ATGATGTTATCTGAAACGATGTACGCTGGAATCGATGATTATGGAGGGTATTATGAGGAGGAGGATCCTTACACATCACCTTATGG TGAGGTGCCGATATGTGGTGCCCGGGCAAATGTGATGACGTACGACGACCAGAACAGGAAGTGGATCCCAAGCGGGTCGTCTCCGGGCCTCTCCAAGGTCCAGATCTACCAACACACTGTGAACAACACATTCAGGGTTGTTGGGCGGAAACTTGCAGACCATGAG GTGGTGATAAACTGTGCAATCCTGAAGAACCTCAAGTATAACCAGGCCACACCCACCTTTCATCAGTGGCGGGACAGCAGACACGTGTACGGGCTTAACTTCGCCAACAAAGAGGATTCTGAGTCCTTCTCCAACGCCATGATGACCGCACTCGAGCTACTCAACA GTCAAGGACGCCCCACTGTAGGACCTCCACAACCCCCTACTGTTGGGCCCCCAGCAGGGTACCAGCAACCACCCCAGATGGCGCCCCAGATGGCACCCCAGATGGCACCCCAGATGGCACCGCAAATGGCACAGCCACAGTTCATACAACAACCGAACGGACCACAACCGCCAAATGAGCCTGCAGAAATGAG AAAACACATCAGGCATCCATCAGGAGGAG CCCCTGCGCCTATGGAGGCCCCGAAACCTTCAGCTGCCCCACCAGCACCTCCGCAAGCCCCCCAAGCCCCTCAGCCCCCACCCATGGCTCCTGCTGCGGCCCCCACTCCACCTCCTGCACCTCCAGCCGCCCCACCTGCCGCTCCCCCAGCCCCGCCAGCCGGTGGTCCACCACCGGCCCCTCCAGCCCCACCAGCACCCCCCACGGGAGGCCCCCCTGCACCCCCTGCTCCACCCGGCGGTGGACCTCCACCCGCCCCTCCACCGCCTGCGGCCCCCACAGCTCCACCCTCAGGTGCTGGTGGTTTGGCTGCAGCCCTGGCCGGTGCTAAGCTGAAAAAAGTGTCTGCAGAG CCAGCAGCTGATTCGGGTACAAGCAGTCGACCCCCTCCCTCtgggggagggggtgggggtggtGGTCTGATGGCTGAGCTCAGCAAGAGGCTTAGAAAAACACAGAATACG GACACTGTTGGTGGTGCTGGGTCCTCTGTAAGGACTGTCAGCCCGTCCCCACCCCAGGACAGAAACCCCGCCCCTGCCCGCCTGGAGAAAACCACAACCaatgggaacaaaccaaacgGAATGCCATCTCCTGTTTTCAATAGAAG GAGGGCGGATTCAATAAAGAGTAACCAGCTAGAAGGGACCAGTAACTCGACTAGCGAAGGCAGTACAATCTCGAGTTCCGAGCTGGAATCTCTCAAACAGGAGATACTTACAGAAATGAGAAAAGAAATCAgtaaaatgaaacaagaaattTTAGAAG ctATACGAGACTCGGCCAGATAG
- the LOC128207422 gene encoding protein enabled homolog isoform X5, whose protein sequence is MMLSETMYAGIDDYGGYYEEEDPYTSPYGEVPICGARANVMTYDDQNRKWIPSGSSPGLSKVQIYQHTVNNTFRVVGRKLADHEVVINCAILKNLKYNQATPTFHQWRDSRHVYGLNFANKEDSESFSNAMMTALELLNSQGRPTVGPPQPPTVGPPAGYQQPPQMAPQMAPQMAPQMAPQMAQPQFIQQPNGPQPPNEPAEMRKHIRHPSGGAPAPMEAPKPSAAPPAPPQAPQAPQPPPMAPAAAPTPPPAPPAAPPAAPPAPPAGGPPPAPPAPPAPPTGGPPAPPAPPGGGPPPAPPPPAAPTAPPSGAGGLAAALAGAKLKKVSAEPAADSGTSSRPPPSGGGGGGGGLMAELSKRLRKTQNTDTVGGAGSSVRTVSPSPPQDRNPAPARLEKTTTNGNKPNGMPSPVFNRSGSPAIHRRADSIKSNQLEGTSNSTSEGSTISSSELESLKQEILTEMRKEISKMKQEILEAIRDSAR, encoded by the exons ATGATGTTATCTGAAACGATGTACGCTGGAATCGATGATTATGGAGGGTATTATGAGGAGGAGGATCCTTACACATCACCTTATGG TGAGGTGCCGATATGTGGTGCCCGGGCAAATGTGATGACGTACGACGACCAGAACAGGAAGTGGATCCCAAGCGGGTCGTCTCCGGGCCTCTCCAAGGTCCAGATCTACCAACACACTGTGAACAACACATTCAGGGTTGTTGGGCGGAAACTTGCAGACCATGAG GTGGTGATAAACTGTGCAATCCTGAAGAACCTCAAGTATAACCAGGCCACACCCACCTTTCATCAGTGGCGGGACAGCAGACACGTGTACGGGCTTAACTTCGCCAACAAAGAGGATTCTGAGTCCTTCTCCAACGCCATGATGACCGCACTCGAGCTACTCAACA GTCAAGGACGCCCCACTGTAGGACCTCCACAACCCCCTACTGTTGGGCCCCCAGCAGGGTACCAGCAACCACCCCAGATGGCGCCCCAGATGGCACCCCAGATGGCACCCCAGATGGCACCGCAAATGGCACAGCCACAGTTCATACAACAACCGAACGGACCACAACCGCCAAATGAGCCTGCAGAAATGAG AAAACACATCAGGCATCCATCAGGAGGAG CCCCTGCGCCTATGGAGGCCCCGAAACCTTCAGCTGCCCCACCAGCACCTCCGCAAGCCCCCCAAGCCCCTCAGCCCCCACCCATGGCTCCTGCTGCGGCCCCCACTCCACCTCCTGCACCTCCAGCCGCCCCACCTGCCGCTCCCCCAGCCCCGCCAGCCGGTGGTCCACCACCGGCCCCTCCAGCCCCACCAGCACCCCCCACGGGAGGCCCCCCTGCACCCCCTGCTCCACCCGGCGGTGGACCTCCACCCGCCCCTCCACCGCCTGCGGCCCCCACAGCTCCACCCTCAGGTGCTGGTGGTTTGGCTGCAGCCCTGGCCGGTGCTAAGCTGAAAAAAGTGTCTGCAGAG CCAGCAGCTGATTCGGGTACAAGCAGTCGACCCCCTCCCTCtgggggagggggtgggggtggtGGTCTGATGGCTGAGCTCAGCAAGAGGCTTAGAAAAACACAGAATACG GACACTGTTGGTGGTGCTGGGTCCTCTGTAAGGACTGTCAGCCCGTCCCCACCCCAGGACAGAAACCCCGCCCCTGCCCGCCTGGAGAAAACCACAACCaatgggaacaaaccaaacgGAATGCCATCTCCTGTTTTCAATAGAAG TGGTTCTCCAGCTATACACAG GAGGGCGGATTCAATAAAGAGTAACCAGCTAGAAGGGACCAGTAACTCGACTAGCGAAGGCAGTACAATCTCGAGTTCCGAGCTGGAATCTCTCAAACAGGAGATACTTACAGAAATGAGAAAAGAAATCAgtaaaatgaaacaagaaattTTAGAAG ctATACGAGACTCGGCCAGATAG
- the LOC128207422 gene encoding protein enabled homolog isoform X8, whose amino-acid sequence MADEVPICGARANVMTYDDQNRKWIPSGSSPGLSKVQIYQHTVNNTFRVVGRKLADHEVVINCAILKNLKYNQATPTFHQWRDSRHVYGLNFANKEDSESFSNAMMTALELLNSQGRPTVGPPQPPTVGPPAGYQQPPQMAPQMAPQMAPQMAPQMAQPQFIQQPNGPQPPNEPAEMRKHIRHPSGGAPAPMEAPKPSAAPPAPPQAPQAPQPPPMAPAAAPTPPPAPPAAPPAAPPAPPAGGPPPAPPAPPAPPTGGPPAPPAPPGGGPPPAPPPPAAPTAPPSGAGGLAAALAGAKLKKVSAEPAADSGTSSRPPPSGGGGGGGGLMAELSKRLRKTQNTDTVGGAGSSVRTVSPSPPQDRNPAPARLEKTTTNGNKPNGMPSPVFNRRNSEKFGGVKKFGTLPARMNGSPAIHRRADSIKSNQLEGTSNSTSEGSTISSSELESLKQEILTEMRKEISKMKQEILEAIRDSAR is encoded by the exons ATGGCAGA TGAGGTGCCGATATGTGGTGCCCGGGCAAATGTGATGACGTACGACGACCAGAACAGGAAGTGGATCCCAAGCGGGTCGTCTCCGGGCCTCTCCAAGGTCCAGATCTACCAACACACTGTGAACAACACATTCAGGGTTGTTGGGCGGAAACTTGCAGACCATGAG GTGGTGATAAACTGTGCAATCCTGAAGAACCTCAAGTATAACCAGGCCACACCCACCTTTCATCAGTGGCGGGACAGCAGACACGTGTACGGGCTTAACTTCGCCAACAAAGAGGATTCTGAGTCCTTCTCCAACGCCATGATGACCGCACTCGAGCTACTCAACA GTCAAGGACGCCCCACTGTAGGACCTCCACAACCCCCTACTGTTGGGCCCCCAGCAGGGTACCAGCAACCACCCCAGATGGCGCCCCAGATGGCACCCCAGATGGCACCCCAGATGGCACCGCAAATGGCACAGCCACAGTTCATACAACAACCGAACGGACCACAACCGCCAAATGAGCCTGCAGAAATGAG AAAACACATCAGGCATCCATCAGGAGGAG CCCCTGCGCCTATGGAGGCCCCGAAACCTTCAGCTGCCCCACCAGCACCTCCGCAAGCCCCCCAAGCCCCTCAGCCCCCACCCATGGCTCCTGCTGCGGCCCCCACTCCACCTCCTGCACCTCCAGCCGCCCCACCTGCCGCTCCCCCAGCCCCGCCAGCCGGTGGTCCACCACCGGCCCCTCCAGCCCCACCAGCACCCCCCACGGGAGGCCCCCCTGCACCCCCTGCTCCACCCGGCGGTGGACCTCCACCCGCCCCTCCACCGCCTGCGGCCCCCACAGCTCCACCCTCAGGTGCTGGTGGTTTGGCTGCAGCCCTGGCCGGTGCTAAGCTGAAAAAAGTGTCTGCAGAG CCAGCAGCTGATTCGGGTACAAGCAGTCGACCCCCTCCCTCtgggggagggggtgggggtggtGGTCTGATGGCTGAGCTCAGCAAGAGGCTTAGAAAAACACAGAATACG GACACTGTTGGTGGTGCTGGGTCCTCTGTAAGGACTGTCAGCCCGTCCCCACCCCAGGACAGAAACCCCGCCCCTGCCCGCCTGGAGAAAACCACAACCaatgggaacaaaccaaacgGAATGCCATCTCCTGTTTTCAATAGAAG AAATAGTGAGAAATTTGGCGGTGTTAAGAAATTTGG TACACTCCCAGCACGAATGAA TGGTTCTCCAGCTATACACAG GAGGGCGGATTCAATAAAGAGTAACCAGCTAGAAGGGACCAGTAACTCGACTAGCGAAGGCAGTACAATCTCGAGTTCCGAGCTGGAATCTCTCAAACAGGAGATACTTACAGAAATGAGAAAAGAAATCAgtaaaatgaaacaagaaattTTAGAAG ctATACGAGACTCGGCCAGATAG